Proteins encoded within one genomic window of Humulus lupulus chromosome 1, drHumLupu1.1, whole genome shotgun sequence:
- the LOC133798657 gene encoding uncharacterized protein LOC133798657, with product MGLFTINKEEYRPFECRLVFIVIFTTCGRKFLSIAEPLQKIASCRLKSGNIRIQIVWHILHLLVSVLHSVGNNLCGRKLSYLKWAMEEIQSLQQWKSSVPGHYGRKLRSLPNLKNYQAFVVAGSYWCKAYLPLGCRRMQ from the exons ATGGGTTTATTTACAATAAATAAAGAGGAGTATAGGCCTTTTGAGTGTAGATTagtttttattgttatatttaccACTTGTGGAAGAAAGTTTTTATCAATAGCGGAGCCACTGCAAAAGATTGCTTCATGTAGACTTAAG AGTGGAAATATTAGGATTCAAATTGTTTGGCATATTCTACATTTACTTGTCTCCGTTCTACATAGTGTTGGGAATAACTTATGTGGCAGAAAGTTATCTTATCTCAAGTGGGCTATGGAAGAAATACAAAGCCTTCAACAATGGAAAAGTTCTGTACCTGGCCATTATGGTAGAAAGTTAAGAAGCTtaccaaatttaaaaaattatcaagCTTTTGTTGTGGCTGGAAGCTATTGGTGTAAAGCATATCTGCCTTTAGGATGCAGAAG GATGCAATGA